TGTATCCATGCacacactattttttttatacaccTCTATTCTGGCCATCATAGTgaataaatcaaaagaaaataataaacatgATTATTATCATAGTAGAGAAAAAAAGGCGATTCTTCTGACTCAACCCAACTCAACACAATCTAATTTTAGGTTGTGAtgattaaataaacaaaaacaataaacaTGATTAAATAATGAATCGACCCAACTCAACAAAAGAATTTGATCAAGTTTGATTCTTTCAAGTTTTTACCTCATTCTAACTTGCTCTGCATTGttccaaacaaaaaacaaaaaaactttgcTCTGCAAGTGATGGATAGCGCATTCCCCTTTAACCTAGTGAGTCTCCGATCAAAACCCTTCCCTTCCTCTTAATGTAGTTTagaataaaaatattgttttgattaaaaaaaaatatgctcAACGGGTTTAAAAGTCGAATTGTTAAGTTGAcctgtaacatctcacatcgtccaggagagtggatcttataagtcttatatgtatattctcatctctacctagtacaaggccttttgggagctcaccaGTTTCAAATTCTATCAGAACTCCGAACTTAAGCGAGTTCACACGAgagtaatcccatgatgggtgacccactgggaagttatcgtgtgagttcccagaaacaaaaccatgagggtgtggtcgggacccaaagcagacaatattatGCTACGACGGAATCGAGcttaggatgtggtggggggcCTGAACCGGGATGTGACATGACCCAACCAGAATTGCAACTTTGCAAAAGACAAAAAATTAGTGAAAATTATAGCGGACTTGTAGTTTCAAAGTGTGACTCAATGTTCATATTCTTCAATGATTTATATAATTTAGctgtaaaatttaattttcataactatttaaatttttttgttttaatctcaattatttatttctatcattcaatattacGTAATATTAAAAATCCCTCTAAATTTGCCCATTCACGATTTACGTAGTTTAAATCCCGAAGTCACGGGAGCAAAAGTCGCGGCTTTTTATCCCCAAATATGCGAAATCCCTACGGCCGCAAAAAGACCAAACACCTCCACACAATCCTTTGAAATCCCCCCCATGCCCCCGTCACATCAAAGGCCATTTCAGTAATTACCTACCCACATTACGTAAAATATCAACCCTCTCCCCTCGGTCTCGGTCAGTCTTCTTCCCCCCTCTCTCCCCTCACTCACCcactctcctctttctctctcctcctttttcTCATTGGAACCATCGAATCCCTATAAAAACCAACAAATAAATCGCAATCCCAACCGTTCAACTTCCATCCAACGGTTAACTTGAGTCGGCGATTGGTTTTCCCCCCTCTTTCCCCTTGTGGCTTTTTATCATAAACCCTAGCCGATACCAGTCCGCCCCCTCCAGCACTcccgctttctctctctctctctctctctctctctctactctctctctcttagttTTAGATCTGGTTTGCGTCTCCTGTAAATtagtctctccctctctctctctctgtatgtATTTCTGTTGATGTTGTGTACTTCTTGTTAATCGTACTTgttaatttctctctctctctctctctgattcaTTTTCTCAACTGCCAAacactttctttttccttttgttgttgataattttttctaaataataggaaaaatctgttaatttcttttttttcttgtaattaATGAACCCAACTCGTTCCGAGTTCCGAGTCCAACCCCGAGTCTGACCGAGCGCATAGAGTTCCGCGTTTTCCCCGACCCCGAGTCTGGGACTGAGTCGACTCGGAGATCGACTAGGCGACTCAGCGAGtcgaggaggagaaggaggaggacgACGAGTAGGAGTGCGCCCAGAGTGGTGCTGCTCCGGAATCTGAGCACGGAAATGCCATCAGTGGAGATGAGGCGGACCACGAGGGTTTTCGGGATGGGGACGGCCAAGGGCGGTGTGGACGGGGCTCGGGTTTTGCGGTCCGGCCGCCGCCTCTGGCCCGAGTCGTCCGAGTCCAAGCTCGAGAGGGCCCACCGTGGCGATGAGGACTGGCTCAAAGTCATGAAAAGCCATGCCAGTGAATCTGTTGTTTCTTTGAAGCCCAAGAGATGGCCCGGGAGCCACCACATCCGGAGTTCGAAGCAAACCCCCGTCGTTTCGAAAGTTCCAGTGGCTAAGAAGCCTGAAAGTAATGAGCTTTTGGCAGATGAGCTTATGGCAGATGAGCTTAAACAGAAGAAGATGTATGGGATTGTGTATACCCGAAAGAGGAAGCGCACCACTGCGGATGTGGAGAAGGAAGGTGGTTCCGATGATAGAATGTATGGGCGGAGATTTTTTCGGAGGCAGAGGAGGAAGACGAGCGGGGAGCTGGATTCCCATGTGGGTTGTGTTGAAAGCATACCGGTTTCGCATTCCAGTGCAAGAGTTCCAAAATTAGCTTGTAGAAACTCACAGTATAGGAACAGTTTAACTTCCCGTGGTATTCAAAAGAGGCGGAGTTCATTGAGCAGAAGGCGATCTAGAAATCCTTCGCTGGTTGCCTTTCGGAAGCCCAATGGAGCCTTAGTTTCTGAGATAATCAGTTCTAGGAAGAAAGGCCACCCTTTTTCTTCTGTAGCCTCTAATAATAAGCGTAGGAAGTCAGTTCCAACTTCCCCTGTAGGTAACCTGATAGAAGACGGTTCAACCATGGAGGGATCAGCACGGGATTTGGATTCTACATGTTGCTCGGCAAATATATTGATCACTGAAGCGGGCAAATGTTACAGGGAAGATGGAGCAACCGTCATGTTAGAAACCTCTTCATCTGGAGAGTGGCTTCTTGTGATCAAGAAAGATGGATTAACCCGTTACACCCACAAGGCAGAGAAAGTAATGAGGCCCTGCTCTAAAAACCGTCTTACGAATGTTAAAACGTGGTCTGCGGATAATATTGGGGATAATGGTTGGAAGCTAGAATTTCCCAATCGATCTGATTGGTATATTTTCAAGGACCTTTACAAGGAGTGCTCCGATCGTTCTGTCCCATCTCCAGCTGTCAAGTTCATCCCCGTGCCCGGTGTGCATGAAGTCCCAGGATATGCAGATGGTCACCATACTCCTTTCCACAGGCCCGATTCGTACATATCTATGAATGTTGATGAGTTGTCTAGAGCCGTGGGAAAGAGAGATGCAAATTATGACATGGACTCTGATGATGAGAAGTGGCTGAAGAAGTTCAACAGTGACTTTGTTGCTGAGGATGAACTTGATGACCATGTTTCCGAGGATAACTTTGAATTAATTGTCGATGCAATCGAGAAGGCATTTTATTATAGACCATATGATTTCTCTGATGACAATCCAGCTGCAAATCTTTGTCCGGAGATGGGAAGGAGGGAAGTAATAGTGGCTGTATATGGTTATTGGATGAATAAACGGAAGCAGAAGCGAGTATCATCACTGCTTAGGGTGTTCCAGGTACCTGCCACATTatgcttcattttcttttgctagAGTAGTTCTCGGAGTACACAGAAccaagcgcaatggcgttctaggattcatatagccgacctcacttagtgggaaaaggctttgttgttgttgtagagtAGTTCTCGGAGTAAATCTGATCTGCATTTTTAAGTTCTTATATTCTGTTGCTTGTTCGCATTACTGAACCTTTTCTTTTAACAGGCGTATCAGTCGAAGAGATCTCTGCTAGACCCAAAGCCTATCATGCGCAAGAGAAGATCATTCAAGCGACAGCCAAGTCAAGTTGGTAGAGGAAAACAACCAAGTTTCTTGCAAGGTATTTTAAATCTCTTATTGCACAATCCTAGTTGTACAGTGAATTTTACTATCCTTGTTAATATAAATTTACAGGGTAGCCTACATGGCATTGGCActtgaattttaattaattcatcaGCTTCCCAGTGCCTGCAACAAACACTTGATATCATGTGAGGCCTCAAACTTCTGAAACCAATTGAAGTTTTTATAAGTACCCGCATCAATTTTTGTCGAGTGTCGCTCGTAGAATCCATCGTAATGCTAATCCTgcctttttttaaaaaaaaaatttctttcctATAAGCTACATAGAAGGACAaacttttgaaagcataaaataaaataacataagCTTCACCCCCTGAAGGAAAATAAAACCTTGACTTCGGGTTTGGGCAAAGGTATTTCGGTTAGGGGTTTAAGTGTTATCTGTTTTGTTTCTGTAAAAGATCTGATTTCTCAGCTTGGCTTTTTATTATATGAGAACTGTATATCTGAGCTTGTATTGATATACAGCTATGGCTGCAGAACAAGATGCGATGCAAGAGCAGAATGCTGTGTATAAAGTTGAAGAAGCGAAAGCTGCGGCCCAGAGATCTGTGGAATTTGCTATCCGCAAACGACAACGGGCTCAGTTACTCATGCAGAACGCAGATTTGTCAACTTATAAAGCGACGATGGCATTTAGAATCGCTGAAGCTGCCCTGGTTCTCGGATCACCGGATGCCGCTGCTGATTATGTTCTTGATTGACCAATTTAGGTGGTTTCTGAATCCTGATGACAGTCGGAAATAACAGTTTTCTGGTTACAGGAAGGATTTTGCAGCCGTTGGTGCCCCCCTCCGCCTTTGGAAGACAGGTCATGGATTGAGTGCTATAATTTTGTACAGGTTTTAATTGGATGTACATTTGTATTATTAAACCTCACATCGTCAAATTATCAGATAGTGTACGGGTCGAAATAGTCGATTTTCTTgggggtgtaaaacaaaaaaacaaaaaaaagaaaaagtgaaaatataGCAAAATTTAACCTTCTTGTTTGGGTGCTCTGTAtgataaatcaatttaaataatTACTTGACATTTTGATGATGACCTTGACAGTATTGAAGCGGGATTTTACTCTCCCGTCATTTATGGAGCTGGATATTTCTAAATTATTGGCATTTAGTTTGACTAAACTGCCAGGTGTCAAGGTTTTATCTGTTAAGAATTTGAAGTCAACTTATATAGTAGATACGTAGATACGTAGAAAATTTTCTCCAACTACGATGCGAATATTGTTGCAAGAATGCCCTAAAAGCAATCAAaagattaataaaattaaactgCATAGGACGCTTTTGCCACAAGTCACATAAGCTAATTACCGGGCAAGATCATCatacataaattaattaaaaaatctcCTTGGTGAGTTCGTGGATAACTCTATTAAGATTATATTAATGATCTGTACATTTGGAGGAAATAGCTTAAgagataagtttttttttttttttttttaaacatgatCAAATATGTGTATTTGCATGGAATCTTAAATGTCAAGCCAGTAACTCTCATTAGTCGTATTGAAGTAACCATACATACAACGCCATCCGGCTCCTTCTGACCATAGTTGGTATTATTTTCAGACTAATTTTCTGAAACAAAGGAGATCAAACGTAAGACATAACAAGAATCAAGCACAATAGACCTTGCTTTCGTATTTGTTGCACAATAGACCTACTAAGTTTGAATATattgttaaaattttattttatttttaaatacggAAGACCTTTTTATTAAATTCGCACAAGGGCTCCAAAATATTCGATACGTCCCTGCCCAGTGCAAAGTTGAAAGAACAGTATTTTACCGCAAAAGAGCAGCAGGGACGTACTCTTCTCCGCCAGGCCACCAAATTGCGGCCAATGTGATGTCCTTTTTCCTGAGCTTCTGGAATCTCCCCCCAGGATGGTAACTTGGTAAGCATCCAACGCAACTCAAGCCAGTAATATGTTAAAAGATTTTCTCCT
This region of Malus domestica chromosome 07, GDT2T_hap1 genomic DNA includes:
- the LOC103438802 gene encoding uncharacterized protein isoform X2 — its product is MPSVEMRRTTRVFGMGTAKGGVDGARVLRSGRRLWPESSESKLERAHRGDEDWLKVMKSHASESVVSLKPKRWPGSHHIRSSKQTPVVSKVPVAKKPESNELLADELMADELKQKKMYGIVYTRKRKRTTADVEKEGGSDDRMYGRRFFRRQRRKTSGELDSHVGCVESIPVSHSSARVPKLACRNSQYRNSLTSRGIQKRRSSLSRRRSRNPSLVAFRKPNGALVSEIISSRKKGHPFSSVASNNKRRKSVPTSPVGNLIEDGSTMEGSARDLDSTCCSANILITEAGKCYREDGATVMLETSSSGEWLLVIKKDGLTRYTHKAEKVMRPCSKNRLTNVKTWSADNIGDNGWKLEFPNRSDWYIFKDLYKECSDRSVPSPAVKFIPVPGVHEVPGYADGHHTPFHRPDSYISMNVDELSRAVGKRDANYDMDSDDEKWLKKFNSDFVAEDELDDHVSEDNFELIVDAIEKAFYYRPYDFSDDNPAANLCPEMGRREVIVAVYGYWMNKRKQKRVSSLLRVFQAYQSKRSLLDPKPIMRKRRSFKRQPSQVGRGKQPSFLQEQDAMQEQNAVYKVEEAKAAAQRSVEFAIRKRQRAQLLMQNADLSTYKATMAFRIAEAALVLGSPDAAADYVLD
- the LOC103438802 gene encoding uncharacterized protein isoform X1 — protein: MPSVEMRRTTRVFGMGTAKGGVDGARVLRSGRRLWPESSESKLERAHRGDEDWLKVMKSHASESVVSLKPKRWPGSHHIRSSKQTPVVSKVPVAKKPESNELLADELMADELKQKKMYGIVYTRKRKRTTADVEKEGGSDDRMYGRRFFRRQRRKTSGELDSHVGCVESIPVSHSSARVPKLACRNSQYRNSLTSRGIQKRRSSLSRRRSRNPSLVAFRKPNGALVSEIISSRKKGHPFSSVASNNKRRKSVPTSPVGNLIEDGSTMEGSARDLDSTCCSANILITEAGKCYREDGATVMLETSSSGEWLLVIKKDGLTRYTHKAEKVMRPCSKNRLTNVKTWSADNIGDNGWKLEFPNRSDWYIFKDLYKECSDRSVPSPAVKFIPVPGVHEVPGYADGHHTPFHRPDSYISMNVDELSRAVGKRDANYDMDSDDEKWLKKFNSDFVAEDELDDHVSEDNFELIVDAIEKAFYYRPYDFSDDNPAANLCPEMGRREVIVAVYGYWMNKRKQKRVSSLLRVFQAYQSKRSLLDPKPIMRKRRSFKRQPSQVGRGKQPSFLQAMAAEQDAMQEQNAVYKVEEAKAAAQRSVEFAIRKRQRAQLLMQNADLSTYKATMAFRIAEAALVLGSPDAAADYVLD